A section of the Triticum dicoccoides isolate Atlit2015 ecotype Zavitan chromosome 7A, WEW_v2.0, whole genome shotgun sequence genome encodes:
- the LOC119330472 gene encoding uncharacterized protein LOC119330472 → MAGTTTTGGGAGGAAQGGRRALGLLASVAKRKDGFVQLLLMSGILMMSLRSLSQKHRVRDLANDAAELSLEQEHISHRMRELQDELDREAGADPSGAFASHLRRIFAAHPPTPTPAATATEDH, encoded by the coding sequence ATGGCGGGCACAACCAccaccggcggcggcgcggggggagCGGCGCAGGGGGGCCGCCGGGCGCTGGGGCTGCTGGCGAGCGTGGCGAAGCGGAAGGACGGGTTCGTGCAGCTGCTGCTGATGTCGGGCATCCTCATGATGAGCCTGCGGTCCCTGAGCCAGAAGCACCGCGTCCGCGACCTCGCCAACGACGCCGCCGAGCTCAGCCTCGAGCAGGAGCACATCTCCCACCGCATGCGCGAGCTCCAGGACGAGCTCGACCGCGAGGCCGGCGCCGACCCCTCGGGCGCGTTCGCCTCCCACCTCCGCCGCATCTTCGCCGCCcaccctcccacccccacccccgccgccaccgccaccgaagACCACTAG